One stretch of Macrotis lagotis isolate mMagLag1 chromosome 7, bilby.v1.9.chrom.fasta, whole genome shotgun sequence DNA includes these proteins:
- the LZTFL1 gene encoding leucine zipper transcription factor-like protein 1 isoform X1 — translation MAELGLNDHHQNEIINYMRFARSKRGLRLKTVDSCFEDIKDSRLVDETYTMDEVTEVLNELQTVVHSEIESELINTSCTNVLLLRQLFSQAEKWYLKLQTDISELENRELLEQVAEFEKAELSTSNKKSNSENMKPSRLVPLNEGGTSELLNKEILRLQEENEKLKSRIKNIELQATNALEDKSKLERALRDMQIAQGDQKSIIRTRDVSDLEHTVAALKNEFQKTLNDTTENKKTLEENLVSTKHDLLKVQEQLSVTEKELEKKFQQTAAYRSLKEILMKKNEQIKDLRKRLAKYETED, via the exons ATG gcGGAATTGGGTCTAAATGATCAccatcaaaatgaaataattaattatatgcgTTTTGCTCGTTCAAAAAGAGGTTTGAGACTCAAGACTGTAGATTCTTGCTTCGAGGATATCAAGGATAGCAG GCTAGTAGATGAAACCTACACCATGGATGAAGTTACAGAAGTTCTGAATGAATTACAGACTGTGGTTCATAGTGAAATAGAGTCAGAGCTCATCAATACTTCCTGTACCAACGTGTTACTTCTGCGGCAACTGTTTTCACAGGCAGAGAAGTGGTACCTTAAGTTGCAGACAGACATCTCAGAGTTAGAGAATCG AGAATTATTAGAACAAGTTGCAGAATTTGAAAAAGCAGAACTTTCCACTTCAAATAAAAAG tcTAATTCAGAGAATATGAAGCCATCAAGACTTGTTCCACTTAATGAAGGTGGAACATCAGAGCTCTTGAATAAG GAAATTTTACGACTTcaggaagagaatgaaaaattgaaatcaagaataaagaatattgaattgcag GCTACAAATGCATTGGAAGACAAGTCAAAACTAGAACGAGCACTGAGAGATATGCAGATTGCCCAAGGAGATCAAAag TCAATAATCAGAACAAGGGATGTAAGTGACTTGGAACATACAGTTGCAGCCCTGAAGAATGAATTTCAGAAGACACTGAATGATACTACTGAAAACAAGAAGACTTTGGAGGAAAATTTAGTGTCAACAAAGCATGACCTACTTAAGGTTCAGGAACAGTTGAGTGTGACTGAAAAG GAGTTGGAGAAGAAGTTCCAGCAAACAGCAGCTTACCGCAGCCTCAAAGAGATTCTTATGAAGAAGAATGAGCAAATTAAAGACCTGAGGAAAAGGCTGGCAAA aTATGAAACAGAAGAttaa
- the LZTFL1 gene encoding leucine zipper transcription factor-like protein 1 isoform X2: MRFARSKRGLRLKTVDSCFEDIKDSRLVDETYTMDEVTEVLNELQTVVHSEIESELINTSCTNVLLLRQLFSQAEKWYLKLQTDISELENRELLEQVAEFEKAELSTSNKKSNSENMKPSRLVPLNEGGTSELLNKEILRLQEENEKLKSRIKNIELQATNALEDKSKLERALRDMQIAQGDQKSIIRTRDVSDLEHTVAALKNEFQKTLNDTTENKKTLEENLVSTKHDLLKVQEQLSVTEKELEKKFQQTAAYRSLKEILMKKNEQIKDLRKRLAKYETED, from the exons atgcgTTTTGCTCGTTCAAAAAGAGGTTTGAGACTCAAGACTGTAGATTCTTGCTTCGAGGATATCAAGGATAGCAG GCTAGTAGATGAAACCTACACCATGGATGAAGTTACAGAAGTTCTGAATGAATTACAGACTGTGGTTCATAGTGAAATAGAGTCAGAGCTCATCAATACTTCCTGTACCAACGTGTTACTTCTGCGGCAACTGTTTTCACAGGCAGAGAAGTGGTACCTTAAGTTGCAGACAGACATCTCAGAGTTAGAGAATCG AGAATTATTAGAACAAGTTGCAGAATTTGAAAAAGCAGAACTTTCCACTTCAAATAAAAAG tcTAATTCAGAGAATATGAAGCCATCAAGACTTGTTCCACTTAATGAAGGTGGAACATCAGAGCTCTTGAATAAG GAAATTTTACGACTTcaggaagagaatgaaaaattgaaatcaagaataaagaatattgaattgcag GCTACAAATGCATTGGAAGACAAGTCAAAACTAGAACGAGCACTGAGAGATATGCAGATTGCCCAAGGAGATCAAAag TCAATAATCAGAACAAGGGATGTAAGTGACTTGGAACATACAGTTGCAGCCCTGAAGAATGAATTTCAGAAGACACTGAATGATACTACTGAAAACAAGAAGACTTTGGAGGAAAATTTAGTGTCAACAAAGCATGACCTACTTAAGGTTCAGGAACAGTTGAGTGTGACTGAAAAG GAGTTGGAGAAGAAGTTCCAGCAAACAGCAGCTTACCGCAGCCTCAAAGAGATTCTTATGAAGAAGAATGAGCAAATTAAAGACCTGAGGAAAAGGCTGGCAAA aTATGAAACAGAAGAttaa